A single genomic interval of Flavobacteriales bacterium harbors:
- a CDS encoding YbhB/YbcL family Raf kinase inhibitor-like protein: protein MRTLIGLAPLLLSGTLAAQTFTLSSTDVGGQATDQQVYNGFGCTGKNQSPQLSWTNAPTGTKSFAVTMYDPDAPTGSGWWHWVVFDLPAGTTGLPTGAGTPGMPGMPEVAVQSRTDFGGQGYGGPCPPVGHGAHRYVVTVHALGVEKLGLDAQASPALVGYTLNANTLAKASLLFYHSR from the coding sequence ATGCGCACCCTGATCGGCCTGGCCCCGCTGCTGCTGAGCGGCACCCTGGCGGCCCAGACCTTCACCCTCAGCAGCACCGATGTGGGCGGCCAGGCCACCGACCAGCAGGTGTACAACGGCTTCGGCTGCACCGGGAAGAACCAGAGCCCGCAGCTGAGCTGGACGAACGCTCCGACCGGCACCAAGAGCTTCGCCGTGACGATGTACGACCCTGATGCGCCCACCGGCAGCGGGTGGTGGCACTGGGTGGTCTTCGACCTGCCCGCCGGCACCACCGGCCTGCCAACCGGCGCCGGCACCCCGGGGATGCCCGGCATGCCCGAGGTGGCCGTGCAGAGCCGCACCGACTTCGGGGGCCAGGGCTACGGGGGTCCGTGTCCGCCCGTGGGCCATGGTGCCCACCGGTATGTGGTGACGGTGCATGCCCTGGGGGTGGAGAAGCTGGGGCTGGACGCCCAGGCCAGTCCCGCCCTGGTGGGCTACACGCTGAACGCGAACACCCTGGCCAAGGCCAGCCTCCTTTTCTACCACAGCCGTTGA
- a CDS encoding threonine/serine exporter family protein: MDTPAAPVDREVLLRFLARLGQAELAAGNAAPFVERDLGLIARAHGVQGFTAFVLPTVLFLELDEGGQHKVDLATGPYRIGTLRFDQIEEVLVIAREARQLVNGPAAGLERLEAVWRWPHKYGAWGTIGGYLLTSLGVAVLLRPTLHGLALSTALALACALLMHAVRKRPAWAVVAPVVASFALSAVVAYALHLGFPERATNLLIPPLITFLPGLTLTVAVIELAYSHTISGASRLVAGFAQLVLLAFGVLGGIGLFEHPTDPVDLPAWPGRINAALPWLGVLLFAVGLHVHQSSKRRSFGWMLVTAVAAYAAQSISGQLIDGASTAFFGAAAMTITALVIEFRFAGPPAIVTLLPAFWLLAPGSFGLRSVTGLATGAGAVTDVFTLLFAMTGIAMGSLIGAFVYSVALHPRRITWWRMDNP, encoded by the coding sequence GTGGACACGCCTGCTGCCCCGGTGGACCGGGAGGTGCTGCTGCGCTTTCTGGCGCGGCTGGGTCAGGCGGAGCTGGCGGCCGGCAACGCGGCGCCCTTCGTGGAGCGCGACCTGGGGCTGATCGCCCGCGCCCATGGCGTGCAGGGCTTCACGGCCTTCGTGCTGCCGACGGTGCTCTTCCTGGAGCTGGATGAGGGTGGCCAGCACAAGGTGGACCTGGCCACGGGGCCCTACCGCATCGGCACGCTGCGCTTCGACCAGATCGAGGAGGTGCTGGTGATCGCCCGCGAGGCGCGTCAGCTGGTGAACGGCCCGGCGGCCGGGCTGGAGCGCCTGGAGGCGGTGTGGCGTTGGCCGCACAAGTACGGCGCCTGGGGCACCATCGGCGGCTACCTGCTCACCAGCCTCGGTGTGGCCGTGCTGCTGCGCCCCACGCTGCACGGCCTGGCGTTGAGCACCGCGCTGGCGCTGGCCTGCGCCCTGCTGATGCACGCGGTGCGCAAGCGGCCCGCCTGGGCCGTGGTGGCCCCCGTGGTGGCCTCCTTCGCCCTCAGCGCCGTGGTGGCCTATGCCCTGCACCTGGGCTTTCCCGAGCGCGCCACCAACCTGCTGATCCCGCCGCTGATCACCTTCCTGCCCGGGCTTACCCTCACGGTGGCCGTGATCGAGCTGGCCTACAGCCACACCATCAGCGGGGCCAGCCGCCTGGTGGCCGGCTTCGCCCAGCTGGTGCTGCTGGCCTTCGGGGTGCTGGGCGGCATCGGCCTGTTCGAGCATCCCACGGACCCGGTGGACCTGCCGGCGTGGCCCGGACGCATCAACGCGGCACTGCCCTGGCTGGGGGTGCTGCTCTTCGCCGTGGGCCTGCACGTGCACCAGAGCAGCAAGCGCCGCTCCTTCGGGTGGATGCTGGTGACGGCGGTGGCGGCCTACGCCGCGCAGTCCATCAGCGGGCAGCTGATCGACGGGGCCAGCACGGCCTTCTTCGGCGCGGCGGCCATGACCATCACGGCGCTGGTGATCGAGTTCCGCTTCGCCGGCCCACCGGCCATCGTCACCCTGCTCCCCGCCTTCTGGCTGCTGGCCCCGGGCAGCTTCGGCCTGCGCAGCGTCACCGGCCTGGCCACCGGCGCCGGGGCGGTCACCGATGTGTTCACCCTGCTCTTCGCCATGACCGGCATCGCCATGGGCAGCCTCATCGGCGCCTTCGTGTACAGCGTGGCGCTGCACCCGCGCCGCATCACCTGGTGGCGCATGGACAACCCCTGA